In a single window of the Gossypium hirsutum isolate 1008001.06 chromosome A13, Gossypium_hirsutum_v2.1, whole genome shotgun sequence genome:
- the LOC107893257 gene encoding uncharacterized protein, which translates to MCPLRFLLVFLSAVLAGYVTWRTAHSSSNIDDDGGGNGNVVSEDSGKIVTIEKQEFSSKRMVQNAFWVFVDMASGKYLWRNFKNSE; encoded by the exons ATGTGTCCTCTGAGGTTCTTGCTGGTGTTTCTCTCAGCAGTTTTAGCAGGGTACGTAACATGGAGGACGGCACATTCGTCATCCAATATTGACGATGATGGCGGCGGCAATGGCAATGTAGTTTCTGAGGATTCTGGGAAGATTGTTACCATAGAAAAACAAGAATTCAGTTCCAAAAGG ATGGTTCAGAATGCATTCTGGGTGTTTGTTGACATGGCTAGTGGGAAGTATTTGTGGAGGAATTTCAAGAATTCAGAATAg
- the LOC107893256 gene encoding dnaJ homolog subfamily C member 18 — translation MQWHLLVGPTPIHGFPPSSSFSFIANGGNPSISASPFSGSWRHPYNQHPSEHRNRWVPPPSSSFTPATRINGKQNHYTVLGVARNASSADIKRAYRLLARNYHPDVSKHSRASELFKSIRHAYEVLSNEVTRIRYDQTLTFQEDVGRSYKGKRNHSPKYEDGVRIYRWAELKRKMQEERSRKRYEVNEEYSSFYEETGDEADEESLQQGRGSFIEVIKSAFILLFLLQTFGSQFSLTFSSLMALLDKKLDAGYKIGYVIAWVLGGRGGVLLTLCLLFASWVCGKTSSSVVVLVVIAMWVGSNLARYAPLPQGALLALLYMSIKLQVDLH, via the exons ATGCAGTGGCACCTTTTGGTGGGACCCACTCCCATCCACGGCTTTCCCCCCTCCTCCTCCTTCTCCTTCATAGCTAACGGCGGCAACCCTTCCATTTCCGCTTCTCCGTTCAGCGGCAGCTGGCGCCACCCTTACAACCAACACCCGAGCGAACATCGTAACCGCTGGGTCCCACCGCCATCATCATCGTTCACACCAGCGACTAGAATCAACGGCAAGCAGAACCATTATACAGTACTCGGCGTCGCTAGGAATGCTTCCTCCGCTGATATCAAGCGAGCTTATCGACTTCTCGCTCGAAAT TATCATCCCGATGTGAGCAAGCATTCACGAGCTAGTGAGCTATTCAAGAGCATCCGCCATGCTTATGAA GTCTTATCTAACGAAGTAACAAGGATTAGGTATGATCAAACACTTACATTTCAAGAGGACGTTGGGAGGTCATACAAAGGAAAGCGGAATCATAGTCCTAAGTATGAAGATGGGGTTAGGATATATAGGTGGGCTGAACTCAAACGAAAAATGCAAGAAGAAAGATCCCGAAAACGATATGAAGTAAATGAGGAATATTCTTCCTTTTACGAAGAAACTGGTGATGAGGCTGACGAAGAAAGCCTGCAACAAGGGAGAGGGTCGTTTATAGAAGTTATAAAATCTGCTTTCATATTGCTGTTCTTGCTGCAGACATTTGGGTCTCAGTTTTCTCTCACCTTCAGCAGCCTAATGGCTCTACTTGATAAAAAGCTGGATGCTGGCTATAAGATCGGTTACGTAATTGCATGGGTTTTAGGCGGAAGAGGTGGCGTTTTGCTGACTTTATGTCTTTTGTTTGCGAGTTGGGTTTGTGGGAAAACCAGCAGCAGTGTGGTTGTTCTGGTGGTCATAGCCATGTGGGTTGGCTCCAATCTAGCAAGATATGCTCCACTCCCTCAAGGTGCCCTCCTTGCACTTTTATACATGTCTATCAAGCTTCAAGTTGATCTGCACTAA